Part of the Mercenaria mercenaria strain notata chromosome 8, MADL_Memer_1, whole genome shotgun sequence genome is shown below.
CACATGTCATATATAAAGTATGTTTGAAGGGAAGGATGCCttgtttgatataattatgtagtTGTCACAGAGATACAGTTTGAGATTTGCATCCAAAACTTCAATAGAATTTTCCAAGttgaaacaagagtgcaagaatgtcacaatatacgcccgtcacagcaaatttctttatactagcacctgtatttgcaaatggaattttaattttgtagttgtttacaaaaaaaattattgtaattcttttatttttgtaagtccacaaaaaaaatccttaccaggtagagataccttaaaatacacccaaaatttgaaagtaacatcaatgctgtaccacagaaaagtggtcttggtttttccctacggtcaattataaaaaagttacaatgtaagttatttatagtaacaactaagggaagttaatctttaaagagagaaaaaaaaaaaaaaataaaaaataaaaaaaaaaataaacttgcaagtccatacaaaaatccttaccaggtagagatagctcaaaatacacctcagaattggatgtaacatgcatgttgtactacaaaaaagtggtctAGATTTtcccctacgactagtaatgaaaaagttacaatataagctatttatagtaacaaaaaaggaagtaattctaaaaagggaccagtgcatgacactccctctcatgatggtgtacaattgtgccaagttacatcaaaatccctccatgcatgaagaggaaatgctccggacaaagtcattcttgtatctgacctttggcctctaagtgtgaccttgaccttagacctagggacctggttcttgcgcatgacactccgtctcatgcttgtgaatatttgtgccaagttatatcaaaatccctcaatgcatgaagaagaaatgctccggacaaagttttcattcttgtatccttgacctctaagtgtgaccttgaccttagacctagggacctggttcttgcacatgacactccgtctcatgatggtgaacaattgtgccaagctacatcaaagtcctttcatgcatgaagaagatatgctccggacaaagttttcattcttgtatcctttgacctctaagtgtgaccttgacctcagacctagagacctggttcttgcgcatgacactccctctcatgatggtgaacaattgtgccaagctacatcaaaatcattcttgaatttttcgttcttgtgtcctttgacctctaagtgtgaacttgaccttaaaacctagggacctggttcttgcgcatgacactccgtctcatgatgatgaacaattgtgccaattttcatcaaaatccctccatgcatgaagaagatatgctctggacaaagtcattcttgaatttgacctttgacctctaagtgtgactttgaccttagacctagggacctggttcttgcacacggcactccgtctcatgatggtgaacaactgtgccaagtttcatcaaaatcccaccatgcatgtaaaagatatgctctggacaaagtctgtggacgccgcccgccaggggcgttcccataatacgtcccatttttcaaatggacgtataacaagagtgccagaatgtcacaataatACGGCGGTCAAAGCAAATATCCACAAGCTAtcgtaattcttttgtttttttaagtccacaaaaaaaatccttaccaggtagagatactttaaaatacacctaaaatttgaaaagaacatctatgttgtaacacagaaaagtggtcttaattcttccctacagtcaattataaaaaagttacaataaatgttatttatagtactacaactaagggaagtaaatccCCCCTAAAAAACTTCCACGTCCACACAAAaacccttaccaggtagagataggtaaaaaaaacacataaaaattggatgtaacatcatgttgtactacagaaaagtgaacTTGAattttccctacaaccagtaataaaaaatttatatgctatttatagtaacaacaaagggaagcaattcgaaactagggacccggttcttgcacatgacactctgtctcatgatggtgtacaactgtaccaagttacatcaaaatctctccatacatcaagaagaaatgctccgggcaatcattcttgtatgtgacatttggcctctaagtgtgatcttgactttagacctagggacctggttcttaggCATGAAACtcagtctcatggtggtgaacattaattttgtgccaagttataccAAAAtacctctatgcatgaagaagaaatgctatggacaaagttttcattcttgtatccattgacctctaagtttgaccttgacctttgacctagggacctggttcttgcacactccatctcatgatggtgaacaattgcgcaaagttacatcaaaattcctccttgcatgaagaagatattctccggacaaagccattcttgaattgatctttgacctctaagtgtgaccttgaccttagactcaGGGACCTGattttttgcgcatgacactcctttaTATGATTGTGAACAATTGTACAAAGTgatataaaaatccctccatacatgaagaagatatgctctggacaatgtCAGTGGACGCGGCCCGCCCATCCTCCCCGTCCGCCcaccaggggcattcccataatacgtcctgtttttcaaacaggcgtataaaagggtcataatttgcAACTTAATTATTTTAGTCAGTTTAAGAAATCAAGCAATGAGATATGaccatgcatgcaaaactttaacttgtgCATGACACCAACAACACTTGAGGGAGCAGAATAGCTAAAAGGtcacacaatttttaaaaaaataacctgAACCAAGctaaagaaaattataaattcaaCAATTACCACACCTTGATAAAAGAATtaataaaaaagatttaaaataaataaacttactaAATCTGAAGTTATTAAGCTAGTTAACACAGTTCCCTAGCCTAATCAACAATGTCTAAGCTGAACAAGGGCAACAACTCATTATAGTTAAACAAGGGCATTaatttcaattaatttcaacCCAAAGTTCTCTAGCTTGACTTTGTAAGCCTTGTGTAAAATTTCAGTCCAATATGATGCAGCTGTTACTAAGGTTAACATTAGTTAacctgaattttaaaaccaaaggTTATCTGATCTGATTATTTCTGTAGGTACGAGTCACTGTGTGAAGCTACAATCATATACATATATGAgcccgtgccatgagaaaaccaacatccgcgcagtctggtcaggatccatgctgttcgctaacagtttctccaattccaataggctttaaaagcgaacagcatggatcctgaccagactgcgcggatgcgcaggctggtctggatccatgctggtcgcaaacccactatgttggttttctcatggcgcggctcatatttagtTGTTGATGAGATACAGCTTGATAGTTACGTAAAAAACTTGAACtcaattttctatgtccaaaaaaggccataatttacattaatttCAACAAaaggttactgtaaaatcatttaatttcgtgggcatgacaTTTCGTGGTTTTgctcaaaatggcaatttcgtggggatatgaatttatggatttcaacttctgaacataacatgaatgggaattttacttgttcgttgggattaaatttcatggattgacgaaaataagtcccccatgaatattaatgatttcacagtatcttacTTGGTTTACGTCAGCAGGTTTGAACTTTGACGACTGGGAAGTATTTTGTGGAGTTTCAATACACACAGCTATTACAGTGACTCAACTTGTAAGTTTcatgcaaatatatattttttttcttaagtttCAATGCAACACATGTGACAGCTACTGAGATATGAACATGCATGTATCTAATGCTGAACTTTAACTGATGCCGATATTCCAAAAAGCAGAATCATGGCTCCCACTGTTCTttaaacagtcaagctaaaaatagtacAAACTTGCTTTTAAGGTACTTAAAATGTGGTAAAACACTCATGATCTTTGTTCCTATTTATAGAAATAGTACGCTTTATAAAATTCTTCAGATCTTTCAAATGTCACTGCAGGAActtttttttgaatttgaaaataattttatcatatttttgtgCCCAGGGAAATCTGCATGCAAATTTTTGGcctataaatattaaaatttatttttaacattccattgttttgtttaaaaaaaatagctgAAACCTACAATCGTAATGAAAAACATCCTATgaaatttttatgataaattgaaactgttcattttttttaaacattgggGCCATAACGGCCAAAGATCGCTCAACTGAGTTTCACAACTGGCTTAAACAAATTTGGTAGATATTCAACTAAGCAATATTTGTGTGAAAGCATTTGGAAATCAAACCTTCAGTCTTTGACAAAAAGATTCTCAAAATTTACAGGTACCGGTATGTTTTATCACAAGTCAATAGgagttgatgaaatttggcagACATCACCCAAGGGACATTTCAactaaatcattttgaaattgagGAAATGGTTTCAAAGcagattttcaatgtttgttatGTACACATATAAAGAAAACCAGCCCAGCCCTGTGGCagccttgttttttttcttaaatcaacATGACTTACTCAAAATTTAACAGAGGGTCACTCATAATACATTGCTgagaaattactttaaaatcaggTCAGTTGTTTCTGCAGAAaactgtttttaagttttttgttttggttgcCTGGCAACCAGAAATTTGTATGGATGACCTATAGGACCTCTCCAGGAACATTCTTGTGAAATCTGAATTGAACTAGCTTTGTGGCTTAGAAGGCAAAAATGTAATTGTGGACGATGGCCACACACACACGGACATTCAACAATCCCAACAACCCATGTGCACTGACATTAAAATGCTCTAAAAACATAGATATTTCTAACAAGCTTGCCCGATCTTTCACTATATTATAACATTACCATTACTTTTACTTTCCTAAATAAAGTCATGAAACCTATGACATTTCTAATGGAACTGGCATATAGTCGTGTGTATTTGCTAATCTGTCTCTTTTAACGCAGCATAAAACAGCCACAATAATCACCATCAGTACTATCAGacataataaaacaataacagTAATTGTAGACACTTCTGGGCTACCACTTACAGCAGAGACTTCCGGGCCACTAGGTTCCGAAGGACCTTCTGAGCTACCAGATTGTGTGTTACTAGTGCTTTTCACCCCACATGCCTTCCTTATATCATCTGGGACTGAAGGTCTCATTAATTGAGCAAATTTATCAAGGGGGCATAAGTCATCACAATCAggtaatgttaaaatatatgggTCCGTGTCATTGCCAGTCTCGTTCTTGTATAAAAACTGCACTGCAAAATCTCCAGGTTGTAATTCGTGTAACTCGACAATCACACATGCTGTGTACGGAGGCTGTTTGTCATTGAAAATTCCCAGGGTTGTTAGGAAAAACTGTACTGTTGAATCATGTGCAGAGTACATGAACAGTTTCTGAGGGGTAGATATGTCTTGCTTACTTTTGTTGATCATGTGGTCCAACATTTCCCCGACAAGAACTCCACCTTTTAAATAAGCAAAATCCCTTGGTGAACTGGCAACACTTGTATAAATATCCCTTAACtgtacaatttgataaaaaacttCATTAGTTACCCAGTCTGGTAACACATATTCGCTTGATTCCTGGCAAAAGATTGGATCAAGCACATGACCTATTCCGTCCCAAGTATTTGGCTCACCCGAGTACAGGGAAACAGTGCTGTAAAAGTCACTAAACTCTTCCATTGTCTGTTGAATAATTGGATTATTTTcgttggttttatttttagctgCTTCATAGACAGGACATGGATGGTCTGGAATTAAAAGGTAGTCCTCTTCTAACGGAACGGTATGAACTGGTATAGGCTGCCAAGTTATTTCTTCATTCCATAATCTGTCTTCTTGAATAGGTGGAAAAAGTCCTGCCAAGACGCTATATGCACTCATCAATGCTCTATCAAAAGAAGTGCTACGAACGTATACTTCAGACCTTGTGTATTCTGAACTTAAAAATTGTGTTGACACATATTCTTGCCTCAAGAATGTACCAAGTTCAAACTCCTGCTGCATTCCTTCTGTGGACAACTGACCATATCCCTGTGGCCAGTCAGATTCCTGATATATGTCATTTGTGTAGTTATGAGTTGGACTACGATCTCCATGTCTATACAAAAcctgaaaaagatgaaaaaaatataaattaaaacaagtgaccgagtattgcaatACATAATTCCCCTACAACTGAAATGTTTTTGGCATGCAGCTTATTAGtcaatgagccgtgccatgagaaaaccaacatagtgggtttgcgtccagcatggatccagacaagcctgcgcaggctggtctggatccatgctggtcgcaaacccattatgttggttttctcatagcacagCTCAAATGTTTTCTCTGCTTATCACTCACAACTTCTCTACAAGGAACAGCATGTAAGGACAATTATTGTAAGATTCTTACATGATCATAAAATTTAATTACGGTAAGTGTAATGCAGAATATTTGAACCATTTAGGTGATACTACCTTGCAGTGGAAACTTTGAAACTCATTCTATTAAAATCATAAGAatcagaaaatgaaagaaaatgtttgtatTCTTTACTTTAACAAAGCTTAaagaataaattaatatttactgtataaaaggtTAATTCTGAAACAACCCAATCTGTTTTCCTGT
Proteins encoded:
- the LOC123522827 gene encoding prostatic acid phosphatase-like, which translates into the protein MKLIIFISILTVTSGDIGFFDEDNPEFSDPPETVPTLRLVQVLYRHGDRSPTHNYTNDIYQESDWPQGYGQLSTEGMQQEFELGTFLRQEYVSTQFLSSEYTRSEVYVRSTSFDRALMSAYSVLAGLFPPIQEDRLWNEEITWQPIPVHTVPLEEDYLLIPDHPCPVYEAAKNKTNENNPIIQQTMEEFSDFYSTVSLYSGEPNTWDGIGHVLDPIFCQESSEYVLPDWVTNEVFYQIVQLRDIYTSVASSPRDFAYLKGGVLVGEMLDHMINKSKQDISTPQKLFMYSAHDSTVQFFLTTLGIFNDKQPPYTACVIVELHELQPGDFAVQFLYKNETGNDTDPYILTLPDCDDLCPLDKFAQLMRPSVPDDIRKACGVKSTSNTQSGSSEGPSEPSGPEVSAVSGSPEVSTITVIVLLCLIVLMVIIVAVLCCVKRDRLANTHDYMPVPLEMS